In one Sphingobium indicum B90A genomic region, the following are encoded:
- a CDS encoding cobalamin biosynthesis protein has protein sequence MIVAGFGFRHGASLASLESALERATGGMIAVDALATLDGKTQQLAPLARKLALPLIAVGVERLADQPVATRSPASMAAYGAGSVAEATALAALTQKGRLLAPRAFSSDRFASCALAESSAP, from the coding sequence ATGATCGTCGCCGGTTTCGGCTTCCGCCACGGCGCGTCGCTCGCTTCGCTGGAATCGGCGCTGGAGCGGGCGACGGGCGGCATGATCGCCGTGGATGCGCTGGCAACCCTCGACGGCAAGACCCAGCAGCTTGCGCCATTGGCGCGCAAGCTCGCCCTTCCCCTCATCGCCGTCGGCGTGGAAAGGCTGGCGGACCAGCCCGTGGCCACCCGCTCTCCCGCCAGCATGGCCGCCTATGGCGCCGGCAGCGTCGCCGAAGCCACGGCGCTCGCCGCCCTGACGCAAAAGGGCCGCCTCCTTGCCCCCCGCGCCTTCTCTTCCGACCGCTTCGCAAGCTGCGCCCTGGCCGAAAGCTCTGCCCCGTGA
- the cobM gene encoding precorrin-4 C(11)-methyltransferase produces MTVHFIGAGPGAPDLITLRGRDLIASSPVCLYAGSLVPAALLDHCPPGARIVNTAPLTLDEIVAIIVDAHQAGHDVARLHSGDLSVWSAMGEQLRRLKAIGIPFSVTPGVPSFAAAAAAIGAELTLPELGQSVILTRTPGRASAMPPGESLSAFGATGATLAIHLSIHNLAQVVRDLIPHHGADCPAAVVWRASWPDQRIVRATLGTIGEAAADGPERTAIILVGPVLGSQDFAESSLYAPGYDRRFRPASADSAFVDKP; encoded by the coding sequence GTGACCGTTCATTTCATCGGCGCCGGTCCCGGCGCGCCCGACCTCATCACCCTGCGCGGGCGCGACCTGATCGCGAGTTCTCCGGTCTGTCTCTATGCCGGATCGCTGGTGCCCGCCGCCTTGCTCGATCATTGTCCGCCGGGGGCACGGATCGTCAACACGGCGCCGCTCACCCTGGACGAGATCGTCGCCATCATCGTCGATGCCCATCAAGCGGGGCATGACGTTGCGCGCCTTCATTCCGGCGACCTGTCCGTCTGGTCGGCCATGGGCGAGCAGCTTCGGCGGCTGAAAGCGATCGGCATTCCTTTCAGCGTCACGCCCGGCGTCCCCTCCTTCGCCGCCGCCGCTGCCGCCATCGGCGCCGAACTGACGCTGCCCGAACTCGGCCAGTCGGTGATCCTCACCCGCACGCCCGGACGGGCCAGCGCCATGCCGCCGGGCGAAAGCCTCTCCGCCTTCGGCGCGACCGGCGCGACGCTCGCCATCCATCTTTCCATCCATAACCTGGCCCAGGTGGTGCGCGACCTGATCCCGCATCATGGCGCCGATTGCCCCGCGGCCGTAGTGTGGCGCGCAAGCTGGCCGGATCAGCGGATCGTGCGGGCGACGCTCGGCACCATCGGCGAAGCCGCTGCGGACGGACCCGAACGGACCGCCATCATTCTGGTCGGCCCGGTGCTGGGCAGTCAGGATTTCGCGGAAAGCAGTCTCTATGCGCCCGGCTATGACCGCCGTTTCCGACCGGCCAGCGCCGACTCCGCCTTCGTCGACAAGCCGTGA
- a CDS encoding cobyrinate a,c-diamide synthase has translation MTPGLLIAAPRSGSGKTTVTLGLLRAFSRLGIRVQPFKSGPDYIDPAFQQAASRRPSFNLDSWAMSAPQMGAIAGRADAELIVAEGVMGLFDGAPAIGEAGTGASADIAALFGWPVLLVMDVSGQSQSAAAIASGFRDLRSDISMAGAVLNHVASQRHEGLIRAAMEEAGIPILGAIPRSAALRLPERHLGLVQAAEQADLDQIVDCMADIVATHVDLNAIRRAARFATPQNHAAMPILAPPGQRIAIARDEAFSFTYAHLLSGWRDAGAEILPFSPLADEAPAADADAVWLPGGYPELHAGRIAQAAHFLSGLRRHALDRPIHGECGGYMVLGEALIDADGQAHAMAGLLGLVTSFAERRLHLGYRRARLLAPMGGMPAGAMLNGHEFHYSAIVEQPDSPLAHVTDAEGQAVPSTGSHRGRVTGSFFHLIAPSSKASS, from the coding sequence GTGACGCCGGGCCTTCTGATCGCGGCGCCCCGATCCGGATCGGGCAAGACGACCGTCACGCTCGGCCTGCTGCGGGCCTTTTCACGGCTGGGCATCAGGGTGCAGCCGTTCAAGTCCGGCCCCGACTATATCGACCCCGCTTTCCAGCAGGCGGCGAGCCGCCGCCCGTCCTTCAACCTCGATAGCTGGGCGATGTCCGCACCGCAGATGGGGGCCATTGCGGGCCGGGCCGACGCAGAGCTGATCGTCGCGGAAGGCGTGATGGGCCTGTTCGACGGCGCCCCGGCTATCGGGGAAGCCGGCACGGGGGCGAGCGCGGACATCGCGGCGCTGTTCGGCTGGCCTGTCCTCCTGGTCATGGACGTGTCGGGCCAGAGCCAGTCCGCCGCCGCCATCGCCAGCGGTTTCCGCGACCTGCGGTCCGATATTTCCATGGCCGGCGCGGTCCTCAACCATGTCGCCAGCCAGCGCCACGAAGGGCTGATCCGCGCCGCGATGGAGGAGGCGGGCATCCCCATCCTGGGCGCGATCCCCCGCTCCGCCGCGCTCCGCCTACCGGAGCGGCATCTGGGTCTGGTCCAGGCAGCCGAACAGGCCGATCTCGACCAGATTGTCGACTGCATGGCGGACATCGTCGCGACCCATGTGGACCTGAACGCCATCCGCCGCGCCGCGCGGTTCGCCACGCCGCAAAATCATGCGGCGATGCCGATCCTGGCGCCGCCGGGCCAGCGTATCGCCATCGCCCGGGACGAAGCCTTCTCCTTCACTTACGCGCATCTCCTGTCCGGTTGGCGCGATGCGGGCGCTGAAATCCTGCCCTTCTCCCCCTTGGCCGACGAAGCCCCGGCGGCCGATGCCGATGCGGTCTGGCTCCCCGGCGGCTATCCCGAACTCCATGCGGGCCGGATCGCGCAGGCGGCCCATTTCCTTTCCGGCCTGCGCCGCCACGCGCTGGACCGCCCGATCCATGGCGAATGCGGCGGCTATATGGTGCTGGGCGAGGCGCTGATCGATGCCGACGGACAAGCGCACGCCATGGCCGGCCTGCTCGGCCTCGTCACCAGCTTCGCGGAACGGCGGCTCCACCTTGGCTACCGCCGCGCCCGCTTGCTGGCGCCGATGGGCGGAATGCCCGCAGGAGCGATGCTGAACGGCCATGAATTCCATTATTCCGCCATCGTCGAGCAACCGGACAGTCCACTCGCCCATGTGACCGAT